Below is a window of Sulfitobacter sp. BSw21498 DNA.
GGTCACCAGCCCTTTGATCACGGACGCCGTCACCCCCGCCATCTCGGCCAGTTCCTTGAGCGTGAACGAAAGGTCGCCATATTCCGCCAATGTCTCGAGCACGCGACGACGCGCATCGGTCATGCGGTCGGGCTCCCCTTCTCCACGCCGGTAGATTTTGCGCATCGACGGCGGATCACCCAACCCCGGCGCGCGCGTCGCCAACCGCAACATCGCGGGCATGGGCGTCAGGGTATAAGCGGCAGCGCGTGTCAAAAAGCTGCGCAATTCTTCGCGCATGGGGGCGGCATCGAGCACACGGATCACAGACCGTATCTTGGACAGCTCGTAATCGCCCTGCCCAGCGCCCCAGACAACACCGATCACCTTGCGCGGGCCCAACGGGACCTCGACGAACGCACCCATATGGCAGCCGCCTTCGGGCGCTTTGTAATCCAGCGCACGGCCCAGTGGCTGGGTGGTCATCACGGCCACCAGCTCGTTTGCATGAAAAAATTCTGGCGGTTTCACCAAGTGCTCCGGGCCGGGGTTACGGGAATTAGGGTTCCAGCTTGTCGGATGATGCGCTAAAGCCCTAGGCGACAGACATAGCCATTCCTGCTGCCTATTCCAACCTGAAGGACGTAACATGAAATTCTTCGTAGATACCGCCGAAATCGATGCCATCGCCGAGCTGAACGATCTGGGCATGGTAGACGGGGTCACAACAAACCCGTCGCTGATCCTGAAATCCGGCCGCAACATTCTGGAAGTCACAAAAGAGATCTGTGATCTGGTCGACGGCCCCGTCTCTGCCGAAGTTGTCGCCACCAAAGCGGACGACATGATCGCCGAAGGCCGCAAGCTGGCCGAGATCGCTGAAAACATCGCCGTAAAGCTGCCCCTGACCTGGGACGGCCTGAAAGCGTGTAAAGTGCTTTCGGACGAGGGTAAGATGGTTAACGTCACGCTCTGCTTCTCGGCAAACCAAGCGTTGATCGCCGCCAAAGCCGGCGCGACATTCATCTCTCCGTTCATCGGGCGTCTGGATGATATCAACCTTGACGGTATGGACCTGATCCAGGACATCCGCACCATCTATGACAACTACGGCTTCGAGACCGAAATCCTTGCCGCGTCGATCCGCACCGTGAACCACGTGCTGGATGCCGCGCGTATCGGTGCCGACGTTATGACCGCCCCACCAGAAGTGATCAAGAAGCTGGCGTCGCACCCGCTGACAGACAAGGGTCTTGAGACCTTTATGGCAGACTGGGCAAAGACAGGTCAGAACATCCTCTGATCGCCTGATCAGGCCCAGACAAAGGGGTACGCGCCACACTTCTGCGCGTGCCCACCCCACCCCGCATGTCACGCGACAGTGCCACATGCGCCCCGGATCAAAGCCGCGCCAACGTTGCCTTGCCTCCGCCCCGCCGTTGCATCGCAAACGGGCGGTTTGACGCCGAAATACCACCCATATACCAAAAGAAAAAAGCAGATTTAGCCTGACGTGCATGCTATGTCAGTGCCAAATATAAAAAAGAGACCCGCATGAGCAGTAACCATAAAATCGAAGATTCCCTTCGGGAAGCGATTATTTCACAGCCCGACGTCATCCTTGACGACAACGACGTGATGCAGGCCCTGATCGCGGCGAATGAACGCGCGATGGGGGGCAACATCGTCGATCTGCGCGGCATCGCCATGGACCGCCTTGAGACCCGTCTGGACCGGCTTGAGGATACGCACCGCAATGTCATCGCCGCCGCCTATGAAAACCTTGCGGGGACCAACCAGATTCACCGTGCGATCCTGCGCATGCTTGACCCCGTTGATTTCGAACCCTTCCTCAAGGATCTTGGGGGCGAGGTTGCCGATATCCTGCGGGTCGATGCGGTGCGACTGGTGTTGGAATCTGCCGAGAATGACGACGATCCCGCGATCAAGCGCTTGGGCGACGTGCTCAACGTGGCGGAGCCGGGGTTCATCGACGACTATCTGTCAAACGGGCGCGGCGGCACGGTGCGTCAGGTTACCTTGCGCGGTGTCCAGCACAGCCCCGAACATATCTACGGCGGATCTGCCGACTGGATCCGGTCCGAAGCCTGCCTCAAGCTGAACTTTGGTGCGGGCCGTTTGCCGGGCCTGCTGATCCTCGGGTCGGAAGACCCCCATATGTTCAGCCCGCAACAAGGCACCGACCTGCTGGGGTTCTTCGCCGGTGTGTTCGAGCGGACAATGCGCCGCTGGCTGTCTTGAGCGGCGCAAACGCGATTCTGATCAGCCCCGCCGCGCGGGACGCCCTGCAAAACTGGCTGGACCATCAGCGCGCGCTCAAGGGCGCGGCTGAAAATACGATTACTGCCTATCGGGGAGATTTGATCGATTTCCTCGCTTTCATGACCCTGCACAAAGGCGACAGCCAAGGTCTGGGCGCACTGTCAAAGATCACCATCACAGACATGCGCGCCTGGATGGCGCAGACGCGCAGCGCCGATGTCGGACCGCGGTCGATGGCACGCAAACTGTCGGCGGTCAAAGCGTTCTACCGCTGGCTGGCAGAGCGTGAGGGGTTCGAGCCCACCGCCGTGCTGTCGACCAGATCACCGAAATTCCCCAAAAAGCTTCCGCGTCCGCTGGCAATTGATGCGGCGCAAGCGATGATCGACAGCGTTGAAATGCAATCGCGCCATGCGTGGGTGGCCGCGCGGGATGTGGCGGTGCTGACCCTGCTGTGGGGCTGCGGGCTGCGCATATCCGAGGCGCTTGGCCTCAAGGGTGCCGACGCGCCCCTGCCCAAGGTACTGCGCATCGTCGGCAAGGGGGGCAAGGAACGGGTGGTGCCTGTCCTGCCCGCGGCACGCGATGCGGTGGACGCCTATTTGCAGGTCTGCCCCTACGGTCGCGAACGCGATGCGCCGTTGTTTCGCGCGGTGCGTGGCGGCCCCTTGGCAGCGCGGGCGATATCGCAGGTCATGGCGGACGCACGGATGCAGCTTGGCCTGCCCGCCAGCGCCACACCCCATGCGCTGCGCCACAGCTTTGCTACACATCTGCTGGATGCGGGCGGCGATTTGCGTGCGATCCAAGAGCTATTGGGCCATGCGTCGCTGTCCACCACCCAAGCCTATACCGCCGTCGATACCGCGCGTCTGATGGATGTCTATAACCGCGCCCACCCCAAGGCGGGCGGCGGCAGTTAACGGTCCAGCTGCGTGACGAAATCCTGCGCCGCTTTGGTCGGGTCGGCCAGCCCCTGCGCCACACGGTCGCTCAGCTCGGTCAGCGCGGCCTTGGCCTTGGGCTTTTCCAACTGCGCCAACAACGCTTGTTTTACCGCCTGCTCAAACCAATAGCGCGCCTGCGTGGCACGGGCGTGTTGCCAGAACCCCTGGGCACGCCGCCAGTCTGTCAGCGTCGCTACCTCTGCCCACGCTTCGTCCAGCCCGTTTTCCTGTAACGCAGAGACCATCATCGCCTTGGGAAATCCCTTGGGATCTTGCGGCCGTTTGCGCAGCAAGCGCAGGGCGCCGGCATAGTCGGCACAGGTGCGCGACGCGGCGGGTTTCAGGTCCCCATCGGCTTTGTTGATCACGATGATATCCGCCATCTCCATGATGCCGCGCTTGACACCTTGCAGTTCGTCCCCGCCTGCGGGGGCCAGCAACAGCAAGAACACATCTGACATTTCGGCCACCACGGTCTCGGACTGTCCGACACCGACCGTTTCGATCAGTACCACGTCAAAGCCAGCCGCCTCGCACAGGGTCACCGCCTCGCGGGTGCGGCGGGCAACGCCGCCCAAATGGGTCTGGCTGGGCGACGGACGGATAAACGCATCACGTTCGCGCGCCAGCAAATCCATGCGCGTCTTATCCCCCAGTATCGACCCGCCGGACCGCGAAGAAGACGGGTCGATCGCCAGCACAGCCACCTTAAGCCCGCGGCGGATCAGCATCATCCCAAAGCTTTCGATAAACGTGGATTTCCCAACCCCCGGTGTGCCCGAAAGACCAATCCGCAGCGCCTCGCGTCCTTTTGGCAGAGCTGCGAGCAGTTCCGTTGCCTGTGCGCGGTGATCCTCACGCCCGGATTCGACCAGCGTGATCCCCCGTGCCAACGCACGGCGTTCGCCTGCTTCAATGCCCTTGGCCAAATCATCGATGTTCATAGGTTCTGCCCCCTCGCGCCTCTTGCCCCATGTTTTCAATCCCACAGGCGCAAATGTCCAGACCGCAGGCCGGCCCTTGGCCCCGCCGCGGCTTTCGCCCATAACCACGGATATGGCTTTTACCCTTCCCATAGACCACGTCATGCCACAGGTGATCGACGCGCTGCGCAGCAGTGGCCGCGTTGTGTTGCAAGCGCCCCCCGGTGCGGGCAAGACCACCCGCGTCCCACTGGCAATGCTGGACGCAGGGCTGACCGCTGGCCGCATCCTGATGCTGGAACCGCGCCGCCTTGCCGCGCGTGCCGCCGCCGAACGCATGGCAGCGACACTGGGCGAAGAACCGGGGCAAACCGTGGGCTTTCGCGTGCGCGGTGCCAGCGCCATCAGCAAGGCCACGCGGATCGAGGTCGTGACCGAGGGCATCCTGACCCGCATGTTGCAAGACGACCCCGACCTGCCCGGTGTCGGTGCGGTTATCTTTGACGAATTCCACGAAAGGTCCCTCAATGCTGATCTGGGCCTCGCCCTGTGTCTGGAGGTCGCCGAGGCGCTGCGCGATGACCTGTTGATCGTCGCCATGTCCGCCACATTGGATGCTGGCCCCGTCGCCGCGCTGATGGCCGCCCCTGTTGTAACGTCCCAAGGGCGCAGTTTTCCGGTCACATCCAATTGGCTGGACCGCCCCATCGGCAAGCAACGGTTTGAACAGGCCGTTGCCGACTTGGTTGTGCATGCGCTCTCCACTGCCTCCGGCTCGGCGCTGGTCTTTTTGCCGGGCGAAGGCGAGATACGGCGGGTTGAGAGCGCGCTGACCGGACGGCTGCCCGCGGATTGCACGCTTGCTCCGCTGTTCGGCGCGATGGATTTCAAAGCGCAGCGCGCTGCGATTGCCCCCGCCAAAACGGGACGCAAAATTGTGCTGGCGACCTCTATCGCGGAAACCTCGCTGACCATTGAAGGGGTGCAAATCGTGGTGGACGGGGGTCGCGCACGGCGGGCGCAGTTCGATCCGTCTTCGGGCATGTCGCGGCTGGTCACCGACCGCGTGACCCGCGCCGAGGCGACGCAGCGCGCGGGCCGTGCGGGGCGTGTATCCGAAGGGACCGCGTTCAAGCTTTGGACACGCGGCGAGGAAGGTGCGCTTGCCGCCTACCCCCCCGCCGAGATCGAGGCGGGCGATCTATGTGCCTTTGCGTTGGAACTGGCGGTCTGGGGCGCACAGGCCAGCGATCTGAAATTTGTGACCCCGCCCCACGAAGGCCGTCTGGCCGAGGCGCAAAGTGTGCTGCATATGCTCGGGGCGCTGGATGCGACGGGCCGCATCACCGGCCATGGCCGCGTTTTGGCCAAGATGCCGTTGCACCCGCGACTGGCCCATATGGTTGCCAAGGGCGGACGCAGCGCCCCGACCCTTGCTGCGATCCTGTCGGAACGTGACCCTTTGCGCGGCGGCTCTGTCGATTTGGGGCTGCGTCTGGATGCAGTCGCGGGCAAACGTGTTCCCGCCGAGGTCAACCACGCCGCCCTTGCCCGCATCAAACAAGACGCCAAACGGCTGGCACGCGGCCAGACAGGCACCGGCCCCGACACGCTTGGGGTGCTCGCAGCGCTCGCCTATCCCGACAGAATCGCGCTGCGGCGCAAAGGGGACGCGCCGCGGTTTGTGATGTCCGGCGGCAAAGGCGCGATATTGCGCGATGGTGATCCCCTTGCGGGGGAACGTTTGCTGGTGGCGACCGACCTTGATGGCGACCCGCGCGAGGCGCGCATCCGTCAGGCCGCGCGCCTGTCCGACAGCGATCTGCGCGATACGTTCCCCGACCAGATTGCATGGCATCAGGTCTGCGTTTGGTCCCGACGCGAGGGCCGCGTGTTGGCGCGGCAGCACGAACGCTTTGGTGCGCTGGCGCTGGACGACAGGGCTTGGTCCGACGCGCCCGCCGAAGACATCGCAGACGCCATGCTGGACGGGGTGCGCCAGCTGGGGCTGATGCCGGGCAAGGCTGCGGCGCTGTTTTTGGCGCGGGCGCGGCTGATGGGCGACGGTTTTCCCGATTTCAGCGAGGATCATCTGCTCGAGACATTGGAGGACTGGCTGCCGGGGCATCTGACAGGCGTGCGCAGCACCGCCGACTGGAAGGCGTTCGACCTGCTGCCCGCCCTGACGGCACGGCTAAGCTGGGACGACCAGCAGGCGCTCGACCGGGCCGCCCCTGCGCATTTCACCACCCCGTTGGGCCGCAAGATCGCGATTGATTACAGTGCCGCGCACCCCCAGATCGCCCTGCGCCTGCAAGAGGTCTTTGGCACGACGCGCCACCCGATGATCGCAGGCCAGCCCTTACAGGTCACGCTTTTGTCGCCCGCGCAGCGTCCAGTGCAGGTCACGACCGATTTGCCGGGGTTCTGGACGGGGTCCTATGCCGATGTGCGCAAGGATATGCGCGCCCGCTATCCGCGTCACCCCTGGCCCGAAGATCCGACGCAGGCCGACCCGACGCTGCGGGTCAAGCCACGCGGCACCTAAGCTGCAGGTTTTGTCGCGGCGTGGCCAGCAAGGACCAGCAGCCCGCCCGCGATCGCCCAGTTCTTGACAAAGATCGACATCTGCCACGGATCATCAGGGATAAAGTGAAACACGCTCGTCCCCATACAATACAGCGCCAGCGCAAAGCTCATCGGGGCAAGCCATAGTCCGAACACGAGGCTAAGAGCGGCCACCCCGTTAAACACCATCGCTGGCCAAACCAGCAAAACGGGCAAACCGCGCTCTGCCAACAAGGCTTGCGCCGCAGCGGGATCAACGAGCTTTTGCACACACCCCGCAACAAAAAGGGCCGCCAAAAGCAGGCGGCCCACGTAAATCACAATCGACGACACCTTCGACATCAGGCGGCGGCAGGCGCAAAGGTCATGGCCAGACCGTTGATGCAGTGACGTTTGCCAGTGGGTGCGGGACCGTCGTCAAACACATGCCCCAGATGCCCGCCACAACGATCGCAGTGGACCTCGGTACGCGTGGTGAACAGCCCGCGGTCGGGCATCGTTTCGACGGCATCGTTCAGCGGCGCAAAGAAGCTGGGCCAGCCGGTGCCACTTTTGAACTTGGTCTTCGAGCTATAAAGCGCCTGATCACACCCCTTGCAGTGGAAAACACCTGCGCGGACCTCGTCGTTCAGCGGGCTGGTAAACGCGCGTTCGGTATCACCGTCACGCAGGACCGCATAAGCATCGTCGCCCAGCTGTGCGCGCCATTGATCGGGCGTTCGGCTGACGTCGAACCTTCCCTCTGCCACCGTGCCCGCCTGCGCCGCGGCCCCTACGCCAAACGGAGAAAGCGCTACGGTCAGTGTTGTGCATTTCAAAAAATTCCGGCGTTTCATAGTGCCCCCTTAAGGTTGCGTCTGTGCGATTAGAACTGTGTGTCTGTTGAAAGGGCCGCCGGATGTTGCGCAGGGCGCAGTCATCCGGCGGTACTCGTTACCTGACACAAAGGTGCCGTTACTGGATAAACCCGTTGGCGGAACACAAGGTTCCGCGACAACAAACTTGTTACCAAACCACGCCAAACAAAAACGGCGCGGACCCTCAGCGACATGGGCGCGTTGCCTGTGTCGACCTGAGTTGATGAGATACACGGAAGACGGAAATAAGAAGTTTCGCTGCGAACGAAAAAAATCGCAGCTTTTAGTAAACTTTCTTGAAAACCGTTTATAAACAGAAGTTTCGCCCGCCCTAAAGCGCGCGAAACCCGAGTACATACAGTGGTTAGCCCGTTAAATGCGGGTCATAGTTCAGACATGGCACCTGCGGCCAGCACAGCGCCGGTAGGTGCACCCGTGGGCGAGCCGCCGATCGGTTCGTCCGAAATAGCAAGCGTGATTTGTGCGGCGCGACTGCGTAGTTCTGCCGGTACAAGAATCCGTGTCGTTTCACTGTCTGGCAAGACACCCAGCGATACAGGGGCCTGATCCGGCAAAATCGCCCAAACTTCAAACTCGCGGCCCGGAATGGGCTCGCCCGCGACGCGGCGCAGCGCGATCTCGTGCTTGACGGGTTCGATGACGGCCAACATTTCAAGCGGGCTGCTCTCACTGACCAGCTGCGCCGCCAGAACGATCGGCTGACCATCAGGTCGCGTGTTGGCCTCAAGCAGTTGCACCCCAAGGTAGCCCGCGAAAAGCAGCGATGCCATCGCCACACCTTGCCATAGCCACAGGCGCTGCAGGATCGTCACCCGCTGTTTCGGGAAGACCTGTGCCATCAGCTTTTTCTTAATCCGCGCAGGCGGTGCGACAGGGTCAATCCCGTCCGTCATCGCGGTCATGCGTTCCTGCCAGAACACAACGCGGTCAGCGAAATCGCGTTCGGTTCCAATGCGGCGGCTGGCAGCGATCATATCATCGTCAGAGGACAGACCCAGCACCATTTCAGCGGCGAGCAGATCGTCATCGGGTATTTCAGGCGTTTGGGTCATTGGCTCATACACTCCCGCAGGGCGATCAGGCCACGGCGCAGCCATGTGCGCATCGTGTTCAGCGGGACACCAAAGCGTTCGGCCAGATCCGAATAGGTATCGCCGTCCAGATAGGCCCCGCGAATGGCGCTGCCGCGGTCTTCTTCTAGCGTATCAAGACACCCCGAAAGGCGCGACGCCTCGGACGAGGCCACGGCATATTGTTCCGGCGTGGGACCGGGCGACACAAGTTCAAAGCCGGGCGTGTTCACATCCTGATGGCCTTTTTTACGCGCGCGCAGCCGGTCAATCGACGTATTCTGCGCAATCGTAATCAACCACGTCATCGGGCTAAGACCATTGGCGTTGTACTTGTCGGCATTGTTCCAGATTTTGACAAAACTGTCTTGCATGGCGTCCTCTGCTGCGGCGCGTTTGTTCAACACACGCAGACAAACCCCGAAAAGTTTCGCAGAAACGCGATCATACAGTTGGTCAAAAGCCGCGCGGTCGTTCAATGCGACACGGGCAATCAAGTTTTCGATCTCTTGTCGGTCCATTTGCACGGGCCATCTCTCCACCAGAACGTGTTTTCAGCGTTACGCCGAAACCTACGGCACTCACTACATTTGTCCAGCACAGCATTAACATCGGACAGCTTTGTGTACCCCAGCTTCAGCAGTTTGGCCAATGCGTAATCGGTTCGCCGGCCCGAGGCCTCAGAAATGGATGCCCATGTTCACAAGCTATGGACGCAGCGCAATCTTGCGCGTTTAGTCGGGCCATGGCTGGCCAGCGGCGCATCGCGCCAAGGCTGCTTGCAAGTCACGAAAGGAGCATCGCAATGCCGCACCCGACACACCACACCTACGACGTTGTCATCATTGGCGGCGCGATCTTTGGATCGTCGGTCGCATGGTGGCTGACGCAGATGGCCGGTTTTGACGGTAAGGTTCTGGTGGTTGAGCGCGACCCGACCTATGAATTTGCGGCCACCAGCCATACCAACAGCTGCATCCGGCAGCAGTTCAGTTCAGCAATTAACGTGCGAGTGTCGCAGTTCGGGGCCGAATTCATCAAGAACTTCCGCCGGTTTATGGGCGATGATCCAGAGGTGCCGCATCTGGCGCTGCAAAGCTTTGGCTATCTTTACCTCGCTGACACGCCCGAGTTCGCAAAGACGCTGCAGCAGAACCAGAAAATCCAAATGGCATTGGGGGCGGGCACGCAACACATGACCCCCGCCGAGGTCGCCGCCGCTTATCCTTTCTACCAGCTTGATGACATTCTAGCCGCCAATCACAACCGTGTGGACGAAGGCTATTTTGACGGCGGCACCATGTTTGACTGGTTCAAACGCATGGCCCGCCGCAACGGGGTGGAATATCTGTACGACGAAGTGACTGCGATGACGAAAGCCGCCGATGGCAAATCCGTCACACATGTGACGCTGAAATCCGGCGCGACCGTGGCCTGCGGGACCGTGGTCAATGCCTCTGGTCCGCGGGCGGCTGCGACGGCGGGCATGGCCGGGATCACCCTGCCGGTCGAGCCGCGCAAACGCTATACCTTTGTGTTCGATGCCGCCAAGCCGCTGGACCGCGACCTGCCGCTGACGATCGACCCCTCGGGCGTGCATTTCAGAACCGAAGGGAAATACTATATGGCCGGTTGCCCCCCGCACGAGGACCCTGCCGTGGCCTATGACGACTTCGCCTTTGACCACAGCCTGTGGGAAGACAAGGTCTGGCCCGCCATCGCGACCCGTATCCCGCAGTTCGATCAGGTCAAAGTCATCAACGAATGGGTCGGGCATTACGATTACAACACGCT
It encodes the following:
- the hrpB gene encoding ATP-dependent helicase HrpB, translated to MAFTLPIDHVMPQVIDALRSSGRVVLQAPPGAGKTTRVPLAMLDAGLTAGRILMLEPRRLAARAAAERMAATLGEEPGQTVGFRVRGASAISKATRIEVVTEGILTRMLQDDPDLPGVGAVIFDEFHERSLNADLGLALCLEVAEALRDDLLIVAMSATLDAGPVAALMAAPVVTSQGRSFPVTSNWLDRPIGKQRFEQAVADLVVHALSTASGSALVFLPGEGEIRRVESALTGRLPADCTLAPLFGAMDFKAQRAAIAPAKTGRKIVLATSIAETSLTIEGVQIVVDGGRARRAQFDPSSGMSRLVTDRVTRAEATQRAGRAGRVSEGTAFKLWTRGEEGALAAYPPAEIEAGDLCAFALELAVWGAQASDLKFVTPPHEGRLAEAQSVLHMLGALDATGRITGHGRVLAKMPLHPRLAHMVAKGGRSAPTLAAILSERDPLRGGSVDLGLRLDAVAGKRVPAEVNHAALARIKQDAKRLARGQTGTGPDTLGVLAALAYPDRIALRRKGDAPRFVMSGGKGAILRDGDPLAGERLLVATDLDGDPREARIRQAARLSDSDLRDTFPDQIAWHQVCVWSRREGRVLARQHERFGALALDDRAWSDAPAEDIADAMLDGVRQLGLMPGKAAALFLARARLMGDGFPDFSEDHLLETLEDWLPGHLTGVRSTADWKAFDLLPALTARLSWDDQQALDRAAPAHFTTPLGRKIAIDYSAAHPQIALRLQEVFGTTRHPMIAGQPLQVTLLSPAQRPVQVTTDLPGFWTGSYADVRKDMRARYPRHPWPEDPTQADPTLRVKPRGT
- a CDS encoding DoxX family protein, which translates into the protein MSKVSSIVIYVGRLLLAALFVAGCVQKLVDPAAAQALLAERGLPVLLVWPAMVFNGVAALSLVFGLWLAPMSFALALYCMGTSVFHFIPDDPWQMSIFVKNWAIAGGLLVLAGHAATKPAA
- a CDS encoding sigma-70 family RNA polymerase sigma factor, whose product is MDRQEIENLIARVALNDRAAFDQLYDRVSAKLFGVCLRVLNKRAAAEDAMQDSFVKIWNNADKYNANGLSPMTWLITIAQNTSIDRLRARKKGHQDVNTPGFELVSPGPTPEQYAVASSEASRLSGCLDTLEEDRGSAIRGAYLDGDTYSDLAERFGVPLNTMRTWLRRGLIALRECMSQ
- a CDS encoding NAD(P)/FAD-dependent oxidoreductase, with the translated sequence MPHPTHHTYDVVIIGGAIFGSSVAWWLTQMAGFDGKVLVVERDPTYEFAATSHTNSCIRQQFSSAINVRVSQFGAEFIKNFRRFMGDDPEVPHLALQSFGYLYLADTPEFAKTLQQNQKIQMALGAGTQHMTPAEVAAAYPFYQLDDILAANHNRVDEGYFDGGTMFDWFKRMARRNGVEYLYDEVTAMTKAADGKSVTHVTLKSGATVACGTVVNASGPRAAATAGMAGITLPVEPRKRYTFVFDAAKPLDRDLPLTIDPSGVHFRTEGKYYMAGCPPHEDPAVAYDDFAFDHSLWEDKVWPAIATRIPQFDQVKVINEWVGHYDYNTLDQNAIVGPHSVVENFLCLNGFSGHGLQQAPALGRGIAEWIAYGAYRTLDLNPYAYRRIEQNQSLIEKAVI
- the fsa gene encoding fructose-6-phosphate aldolase — encoded protein: MKFFVDTAEIDAIAELNDLGMVDGVTTNPSLILKSGRNILEVTKEICDLVDGPVSAEVVATKADDMIAEGRKLAEIAENIAVKLPLTWDGLKACKVLSDEGKMVNVTLCFSANQALIAAKAGATFISPFIGRLDDINLDGMDLIQDIRTIYDNYGFETEILAASIRTVNHVLDAARIGADVMTAPPEVIKKLASHPLTDKGLETFMADWAKTGQNIL
- a CDS encoding tyrosine recombinase XerC, which gives rise to MSGANAILISPAARDALQNWLDHQRALKGAAENTITAYRGDLIDFLAFMTLHKGDSQGLGALSKITITDMRAWMAQTRSADVGPRSMARKLSAVKAFYRWLAEREGFEPTAVLSTRSPKFPKKLPRPLAIDAAQAMIDSVEMQSRHAWVAARDVAVLTLLWGCGLRISEALGLKGADAPLPKVLRIVGKGGKERVVPVLPAARDAVDAYLQVCPYGRERDAPLFRAVRGGPLAARAISQVMADARMQLGLPASATPHALRHSFATHLLDAGGDLRAIQELLGHASLSTTQAYTAVDTARLMDVYNRAHPKAGGGS
- the meaB gene encoding methylmalonyl Co-A mutase-associated GTPase MeaB, whose protein sequence is MNIDDLAKGIEAGERRALARGITLVESGREDHRAQATELLAALPKGREALRIGLSGTPGVGKSTFIESFGMMLIRRGLKVAVLAIDPSSSRSGGSILGDKTRMDLLARERDAFIRPSPSQTHLGGVARRTREAVTLCEAAGFDVVLIETVGVGQSETVVAEMSDVFLLLLAPAGGDELQGVKRGIMEMADIIVINKADGDLKPAASRTCADYAGALRLLRKRPQDPKGFPKAMMVSALQENGLDEAWAEVATLTDWRRAQGFWQHARATQARYWFEQAVKQALLAQLEKPKAKAALTELSDRVAQGLADPTKAAQDFVTQLDR
- a CDS encoding anti-sigma factor, producing the protein MTQTPEIPDDDLLAAEMVLGLSSDDDMIAASRRIGTERDFADRVVFWQERMTAMTDGIDPVAPPARIKKKLMAQVFPKQRVTILQRLWLWQGVAMASLLFAGYLGVQLLEANTRPDGQPIVLAAQLVSESSPLEMLAVIEPVKHEIALRRVAGEPIPGREFEVWAILPDQAPVSLGVLPDSETTRILVPAELRSRAAQITLAISDEPIGGSPTGAPTGAVLAAGAMSEL
- the msrB gene encoding peptide-methionine (R)-S-oxide reductase MsrB, producing the protein MKRRNFLKCTTLTVALSPFGVGAAAQAGTVAEGRFDVSRTPDQWRAQLGDDAYAVLRDGDTERAFTSPLNDEVRAGVFHCKGCDQALYSSKTKFKSGTGWPSFFAPLNDAVETMPDRGLFTTRTEVHCDRCGGHLGHVFDDGPAPTGKRHCINGLAMTFAPAAA
- a CDS encoding DUF484 family protein, with product MSSNHKIEDSLREAIISQPDVILDDNDVMQALIAANERAMGGNIVDLRGIAMDRLETRLDRLEDTHRNVIAAAYENLAGTNQIHRAILRMLDPVDFEPFLKDLGGEVADILRVDAVRLVLESAENDDDPAIKRLGDVLNVAEPGFIDDYLSNGRGGTVRQVTLRGVQHSPEHIYGGSADWIRSEACLKLNFGAGRLPGLLILGSEDPHMFSPQQGTDLLGFFAGVFERTMRRWLS